A stretch of Henckelia pumila isolate YLH828 chromosome 4, ASM3356847v2, whole genome shotgun sequence DNA encodes these proteins:
- the LOC140863145 gene encoding lignin-forming anionic peroxidase-like, translating to MGRFLNSFDTIIVLVLFFPCFNAQLSPTFYDTTCPNAVTTIRTSIRQAISRERRMAASLIRLHFHDCFVQGCDASILLDDTANFQGEKTAFPNVRSARGYEVIDAAKSAVEGICPGVVSCADILTLAARDASVAVGGPSWNVRLGRRDSTTASFSRANSDLPAPFHDLNVINALFENKNLNERDMVALSGAHTLGQSQCQNFRTRIYSNGTDIDAGFASTRRRQCPQNGGDENLAPLDLVTPNSFDNNYYKNLMQRKGLLHSDQVLFNGGSADSIVSEYSRNQQTFYSDFANAMVKMSEIELLLGQNGIIRRVCGAIN from the exons atgGGACGTTTTTTAAATTCATTTGATACAATTATCGTTTTAGTCTTATTTTTCCCTTGCTTTAATGCTCAATTATCGCCCACATTTTACGACACAACTTGTCCAAATGCAGTCACTACGATCCGAACCTCCATCAGGCAGGCCATATCTCGTGAGCGTCGCATGGCAGCCTCACTCATTCGCCTCCATTTCCACGATTGCTTTGTCCAGGGATGCGACGCGTCGATCTTGCTAGACGACACTGCTAACTTTCAAGGTGAGAAGACTGCATTCCCCAATGTAAGATCAGCAAGAGGCTATGAAGTCATAGACGCTGCAAAAAGTGCGGTCGAGGGTATATGTCCTGGAGTCGTTTCTTGCGCAGACATACTGACTTTGGCAGCTCGAGATGCCTCCGTCGCA GTTGGCGGCCCGTCGTGGAATGTGAGACTCGGCAGAAGGGACTCGACCACGGCCAGTTTTTCCCGAGCTAACAGTGATCTTCCCGCCCCTTTTCATGATCTCAATGTCATCAATGCTCTCttcgaaaataaaaatcttaatGAAAGAGACATGGTTGCCCTATCag GAGCTCACACACTAGGCCAATCCCAATGCCAAAATTTTCGCACTCGCATATACAGCAATGGGACAGATATTGATGCCGGCTTCGCTAGCACTCGCAGACGCCAATGTCCGCAAAATGGTGGTGACGAGAACTTGGCGCCGCTAGATCTCGTGACCCCGAATTCTTTTGACAATAACTACTACAAGAACCTGATGCAGAGAAAGGGTCTTCTTCACTCGGATCAAGTTCTTTTCAATGGTGGATCTGCCGACAGTATTGTTTCCGAGTACAGTAGGAATCAACAAACTTTTTACTCCGATTTCGCAAACGCCATGGTTAAAATGAGCGAGATTGAACTGCTCTTGGGCCAAAATGGGATCATTCGAAGGGTTTGTGGTGCAATAAactaa
- the LOC140867425 gene encoding pumilio homolog 12-like, producing MEGNNDLHRRAEDLSVPSFLRQETPGLSVFPITRNREHGEYWFQSRDRDSVRTREIVPVRNIPQNHHLGPDVFYSYDDMHRNLAPRANSAIYSPPVSSRNNLVNFRPQASWDPFCPGGESFWSMDYHGARSFPDDFSLEAEFGRLQLLDDDYNQTSLSRYSSLNRLHENEQPPQFSYGDLQPLRARAAANGFMRDTYNINNPRDGFNFRNSNISWIPSPPNLHGVVSEAMDQHGCRSLCQRLHEGKPEDIQMILSEVKDHIYRLLHDRFGNNVIQKLFEVCDQQQMSQLVSAVTAHGHLLMSVCLHPQGSQSIQKLVQCLMEPEQISRMISIFRHITVPLVNNQIGSRVIQRCLSIFPAEETKEILNVIADHCVQIATNQSGCCLLQIFITKDSPLESQWRIVTEIVLNINELSKHQFGNYVVQYVIGLEIPNVMEGMLAGLKGNFVSLSMDKYGSNVVEKLMRACQKKFAPQIINELITNSLDFLNVVLDPYGNYVVQSAKTCATGGSRRTLNKLILEHSNELRSHPYGKNVLLNKEKTRHSI from the exons ATGGAAGGAAATAATGATCTCCATCGTCGAGCGGAGGATTTGTCGGTCCCCAGCTTTCTGAGACAAGAAACACCAGGGCTTTCCGTTTTTCCGATCACCAGAAACAGAGAACATGGGGAGTATTGGTTTCAGAGTCGGGATAGGGATAGTGTCCGCACAAGGGAAATAGTTCCCGTCCGAAACATTCCCCAAAACCATCATCTTGGGCCGGATGTTTTCTACTCTTATGATGACATGCATCGGAATCTTGCACCGAGGGCCAACAGTGCCATCTATTCACCGCCTGTTTCTTCAAGAAACAACCTTGTAAACTTCCGTCCACAGGCCAGTTGGGATCCGTTCTGCCCTGGCGGCGAAAGCTTTTGGTCGATGGATTATCATGGTGCTCGTAGTTTTCCCGATGACTTTTCCCTCGAAGCCGAATTTGGCAGACTCCAATTATTGGATGATGATTATAATCAAACAAGTTTGTCTCGTTATTCATCACTTAACAGGCTTCATGAGAACGAACAACCACCGCAGTTTTCCTATGGAGACTTGCAGCCTCTCAGGGCACGCGCTGCTGCAAACGGGTTCATGAGAGATACCTACAATATTAATAATCCTCGTGATGGCTTCAACTTTCGGAACTCCAACATATCATGGATCCCTTCTCCTCCTAATCTCCATGGGGTGGTTTCAGAAGCAATGGATCAACATGGTTGTCGATCCTTGTGTCAAAGGCTACATGAAGGGAAACCAGAGGACATCCAGATGATTCTCTCTGAGGTGAAAGATCACATATATAGGTTGCTGCATGATCGTTTCGGTAATAATGTAATTCAAAAGCTCTTCGAAGTCTGCGACCAACAACAGATGTCACAGTTGGTTTCTGCGGTCACTGCCCATGGCCACTTGCTCATGTCTGTCTGCCTCCACCCTCaagg ATCTCAGTCCATACAGAAGCTTGTCCAGTGTCTCATGGAACCAGAGCAAATATCTCGTATGATATCCATCTTCAGACACATCACGGTTCCGCTAGTCAACAACCAGATTGGTTCTCGGGTTATTCAGCGCTGCTTAAGTATCTTCCCTGCAGAAGAAACtaag GAAATACTGAATGTGATAGCTGATCATTGTGTCCAAATAGCCACCAACCAAAGTGGATGCTGCCTCCTGCAAATCTTCATAACCAAAGACAGTCCACTGGAAAGCCAGTGGCGTATTGTCACGGAGATAGTATTAAACATAAATGAACTGTCTAAACATCAATTCGG GAATTATGTAGTGCAATATGTAATAGGACTCGAGATACCGAATGTGATGGAAGGTATGTTAGCTGGACTGAAAGGGAATTTTGTCTCCCTCTCGATGGACAAATATGGAAGCAACGTGGTGGAGAAGTTGATGAGGGCAtgtcaaaaaaaatttgcacctcaaatcatcaatgagcttATTACCAACAGCCTCGATTTCTTGAATGTCGTGCTAGATCCCTATGGCAACTATGTTGTACAATCTGCTAAGACATGCGCCACG GGAGGCAGTCGCAGGACTTTGAATAAACTGATTCTGGAACACTCTAACGAGTTGCGTAGTCATCCTTACGGAAAGAATGTTCTCCTAAACAAGGAGAAAACAAGGCATTCCATCTGA